The following DNA comes from Cryobacterium psychrophilum.
AGGGCATGGGCTAGATTGAACTCAACGGACGACGGCGTCTGCGGACTCGCCGCGACCTCGGTCTGTTCCGAAAGGTCATGGCATGTCTGAAGATGCATCCGCCCAGAAGGGGATCGGCGACGCCGAACACCTCAAGGTGCTCGGTTACGAAGACTCCTTCCGCCGCTCCATGTCCCTCTGGGCAAACTTCGCCCTCGGCTTCACGTATCTCTCCCCGCTGGTCGGCGTCTACTCGCTGTTCGCGCTCGCGCTGAGCACGGGCGGTCCGCCCTCTATCTTCTGGCTCCTCATCGTCGGCACCGGCCAGCTACTCGTTGCCCTCATCTTTGGGGAGGTGGTGTCGCAGTACCCAATCGCCGGCGGCATCTACCCGTGGACCAGGCGTCTCTGGGGCAAACGCTACGCATGGATGGCATCCTGGGTCTATATCTGGGCGCTCATCGTGACGATTACAGCGGTCGCTGAGTTCGGCAGCGGGTTCCTCGGCAGCCTGATCGACGCGCCCGTCACGAAGGAAGTAACCCTGGGCTTGACCGTGCTGCTGTTGCTCGTCGCGTTTGGATTCAACTTCTCGGGCACGAAGATGCTGGGCCGCGTCGCCCGGATCGGCCTCGCCGCCGAACTGATCGGCGTGATCGGTGTTGGGCTGTACCTGTTGATCTTCCAACGCAAACAGGAATTCAGTGTGTTCTTCGACGGCATGGGAGTTCAGGGCGACGGAAGCTACTTGGCAGCCTTCCTCGGGGCTGCGCTGGCCGGCCTCTTTCTGTTCTACGGGTTCGAAGCGTGCGGCGACGTTGCTGAGGAGGTAACGAACCCTGCGAAGCGCATCCCGACGGCCATGATTATGACGATCCTCGTCGGCGGCGTCTCGGCCCTATTTTCTTTCGGCGGCTACGTCATGGCCGCACCCGATCTGCAAGCCATCGTCAATGGCTCCATCGCTGATCCGATACCGGCGATCCTCGAGTCGTCATTGGGACCCGTGGGCGCCAAGTTATTCCTCGTAGTTGCCGTGCTCGCTTTCCTGTCCTGCGTGCTGAGCCTACAGGCCGCCGCCAGTCGCCTCCTCTTCTCGTTCGGGAGGGACGGGATGATCCCCGGCCACGCCTGGATATCACACGTGTCCGCACGCCGGGCCGTTCCGGTAAACGCACTCATTGTGGCGTGCTCGATCCCTCTGCTGCTTTCCGTTTTCATCTACGTCGGGGGCAACAGCCTGCTCACCCAGATCACGTCATTCGCCGTGATCGGCATCTACGCCGCATTCCAGGCCGTCGTGCTCGCTGCTCTCCGGCAGCGCATCAAGGGCTGGCGGCCGGCGGGCCCATTCAACCTGGGGTTGATCGGTGGGTATGTCGTGAACATAGGAGCCCTCGTGTACGGGATCTTCGCGATGATTCTTTTGGCCGTGCCCGGCTCGAGCGGCGTTTTTCTCGACGACTGGATCGTGCTGATCGGATTTGGGGTCGTTGTGGTGAGCGGCCTTCTCTACCTGTTCATCGGCAAGCCGCACAGCGCCTCGCGACAGCCGGAGGGTGACGCGATCGCCATCGCCGCGCTCCTCCGAGCGCACCCGGACCACGCCGACCACCCCTAGCCGCCCGTATGACGACAAAGGTCTATCTCGGACGCGCCTTGGTCGGCACTCCAGTAACAGGCTGACCAACGGTCACCGCTGGTCACCGGCTATCCCTGTCGTCCCTGGCCCACATCAATGGCCCATCGGCCAAACGATCCAGTGTCAGGCGGGTGCTTTCATGAGCAACCCGGTGGCTACCCGGAGTGCGCTGGTCATTCCGCGCAGCTCGGATCTCAGAATGGCGTTCTCGTGTTCGAGTTCGCTGATACGGGTCTCATCTACGGACGACTGTGCACTCATGGTCTACCCCCAGACCTCAGGTATACCACACGTTCTACGGGCCGGCTCCTCATGAGCTCATCACGATTAATCGGTGACCAGGGCAACGACGGCGGCCTTGGCCTCGTCGGGGTCGGAGGCACTTGAAGCAACAACTAACTCTTAGAACTTTTAAGTTGAAACTTCAAGTCAAATGATAGATTGCTGCTATGCCCGAAGACAGCCCAACCGAACCCCGCTGGTTGAACGACGACGAGCGCACCGCCTGGTTGCGCCTGATCGCGGTGACCATGCTGCTGCCGAGCCGCTTGGAGTCCGAACTCAAACGAGACTCAGGCGTGAGCCACTTCGAGTACTACGTGCTCGCCATGATCTCCGAGAACGACGCCCGGTCGCTACCGCTGACCGAACTCGCCTCGCGAACGAACTCCTCACTCTCCCGACTGTCCCATGTGTTGGCCCGGCTCGAACGGCAGGGGTTTCTCACGCGCTGCGCGTCGAGGAGGGACGCCCGAGCCTCCGTGGCGAATCTCACCGAGGAGGGATGGGCGAAGGTCGTGGCGAGCGCTCCCGGGCACGTCGAGGAGGTGCGTACGGTCGTGTTCGACCCGCTCACGGCCCGCCAGGTGACGCAACTCAGCGACATCTGTGGTCGCCTGCTGAGCACCCTCGACCCCGACCACCGCCTGCTCGGCCTGGAGTAGCAGGGTCCGGCCTAGAACCCGGCAGAGTCGAGGGCCGACTGCAGCGATTGCAGGTAGCCACTGCTCGTGTAGGTTGCGCCGCTGACACCCTTCACGTTCGCCGACTGCGCCGACAGCACCTCTGAGCGCAGGATGGGCGCGGCATAGTTGCTGATCTGCACCGAGCGGCCGTCGTGGTTGGTCAGTTGCAGGGCCGTCACCTCGGTGATCGCGCCGGCGTCGATGGTGACCGAGACCTGCATGTTTCCGAATCGGGTCTGGACGCTCGATCCGGCGAAGGTTCCGGATGCCGCGGCGTCGCTCACGGCTGTGCCGCCGGCATCCGCTGACGACGTGGGTGTCGGCGTGGCTGTCGCCGCGGGAGCCGCCCCCGACGTGGTCAGGGTTGTCGCGTTCCCGACGGGTCCGGCGAGGTTCTGCGTGGCATTGATCTGGCCCATGCCCAGCTCGAGGCCGATTCCCATGACCGCCAGGGACGCGGCGGCGGCGGCCATCACGGCGCGTGCTCTCACCAGTCAAACCTTTCGTAGTGGATCTGCTCCTTGGGAACTCCGCCAGAACGGGCGTCCCGCACGACGGCGTCGGTCCAGGGCCGCGGCCCGCAGATGTAGATGTCGGAGTGCTTGATTTCGGGCACGATCGTGCGGAGGGTGGTTCCGGCCCGAGCGGCGTCGGCGGGGAGCCAGCTGCTGATGCCCTCGGGCCTTCTGCCGGCAATGATGCGCAGCTCTGCCCCGCGCACCCGGCACAGGTCCGTTAATTCGTCGACGAGGTAGGTGTCGCCGGCTGCGTGGGACCGAAGAATCACCGTGGCGTTGCCGGGAGCGAAAGACACGGTCTCAAGCAGCGACCGAATCGGCGCCACGCCAATGCCGGCGGCGATCAACACCACGCGGGGCGAGGTGCGAGCGTTTTCGGTGAAGAGTCCGTAGGGGCCCTCGAAACTGACCCTGGTCCCCCGGCGCAATCGCGGCAGTTCGGCCGAGGCGTCGCCGAGGCCGCGCACGGTGATGCGCAGCGACCGACCGTTGGGCGCCGCCGACAAAGAGAACGGATGCGCCTGCCACCACAATCCCTTCGCCCAGAATCTCCAAATGAAGAACTGGCCCGATATCGCGCGCAGCTGGTTGAGGTGCCGCCCGGTGAGGCTGATGGAGACCACGCCCGGTGCCACGTGGTCGATGCTGTCGACGACCAGGCCATGGCGCAGTGAGCGCCAGACCGGGAGCACGAACCGAAACAGCACAATCGAGCCGGCGACGGCACTGTAGAGCGCGAGCCAATAGTAGTGCGCGATCGTGCCGTCAGACAGCAAGGCCCCGACGCTCAGCTGGTGCGGAATCGCGACGAGAACCGCGGCATAAGACAGCACGTGCACGGCGTGCCACGCCTCATATCGAAACCTGCGCCGCACGACCACGACGCTGGTCACGACGACGAGGATCATGAGCCCGAAGCCGATGAAGGCGAGCGGCATGTCCGGCAGGGTCGTGAGCATGCTCCAGGTCTCGGCGAAGACGTTGATGTTTTCGAGCAGGGCATAGCCGGTGATCAGCAGGGCGGCGTGGGCAAGAATCAGGTACAGCGTCGGCTTGCCGAGTGACTGGTGCAGGGCCATCGCCCGGTCGTGCCCGAAGGCACGGTCGATCGGAGGGAGCCGCGCCGCCAGAACCATCATGATCAGGAGCAGGTCTGTTCCCACGAGTCCGGAGAGGATGCCGAGCGACGTGAAGGCGTCCGCTGCGGTACCGAACCGGCCGACGCCCCCATCGGCGAGGAAGATGGCGATGACGACGGCAACGGAGGTGATGCAGGCGACCTGCAGTCGGCCGGCCAGGCGCATCCGCTTCGGGTAGGCCGGGTGCACAAGACGCCCTCGTACAACCGAGGTGCGGGGTTTGCGGGTATCGAGGCTCATGAGTAGAGCATCGAGCCGTGAGCATTCGAGTCGCTATCGATTGCCTGTGAGTAGCCTGTGTATCGGCGCAGGCTGCGCAGGAGTCCCTCCGGGCGCCGGGCGCGACGTGGGCGCGTTAGGGCACGTCGTCGGGGGCCGGGCCTTCTTCGCGATCGTCGTCGGGGGCCAGGCCTACCTCGCGCTCGTCGGCGTCGAAGCCCTCCTCGTCGGGCTTGGCAACGCCGAAATCGAGGTCATCGACCGCCGCTCCGATGTCGTCGACGACACGATCGTCGTCACTCCAGAATTTGTCGGGATCACTCATGGTCGTACCTCCTCAGCGCAAAGTCGCACGTGCGCCGACCACGGTACCCCGGCCGTTCCGAGGAGACAAGGGGCGTGCCGCCGAACGCCAGCGGTGGCTCCCCGGCATCCTCGATCGGGTGGACCGCGCCACTCAGGACAGCGGGGGGCGAGGCTTTCTGCGACGCGCGGCCGCCTGTACGAGCAGCACGATCGCGAGGGCGATTCCGCCGCCGAGCGTGGTCTCGATGACGCGATCGATGAGCAGCGTGTGCACCGGCGCCGGGCTCGTGAGGTGCACCACGGTGAGGGCGAGCGGCGTGACGAACAGCAACGCGGCACCGTAGTGCCGACCAATGAGCATCTCGGCGCCGAACTGGCAGATGGCTATCACGGCGATGAGCACGAACACCGGCGGGCCGGGAACCAGCACAAGCCCGGCGATGACGACGCCGATTGCGGTTCCGATGATGCGGTGGAACGCCCGCGACACCGAGTGGGCGGCACCCGGCGGCGGCAGCACGGCCACGACGCTCACAACCGCCCAATACGGATGCCCGATGCCGGCCGCCATGGCCAGGCCGCCGGCCAGCAGGGCGCCCACCACGTTCTGCGCGACGGAGAACCACACCCGGCGGTCTCGATAGGCAGCGGGACGTACGAGCGCGCCGTACAGCAGGTTCTTGAACAGGGCGTCGGACCGCTCGCCCGCGACACGGCGCAGCAGCCAGCCCGACATGGTGAGCGTCCACGCGAAGCTCGCGGCGGCGACGGCCACAAGAAACCGCGGCCAGAACTCGTCGCCGGGAGTGGGTAGCTGCGCGACCACCGCGTAGCCGAACACGAAAAACACGGGTGTGGCCGGAAAAAGGCCGGCCGTGGACGCCACAATAATGCCCACGGCGAGCACGGCCACGAGCCCGAGGGTGAGCACGAACAACGGCGCCTGCGCGACCGCGAGCACAAGCGCGAACGTGATGAAGGTCAACATGAGGAGCGCGGCCACGGTGACCGTGCGCATCCGTACTCGGTAAGGTTCGTTGCGACCGAAAAGCGAGGTCATGGCGCCGAACGCGGCGTACGCAGCCCAATCGAGGTGGTCGGTGAGCAGCAGCACGACCAGCGGAAGGGCCACGGAGAGCGCCGCACGCGACGCCACCTCAAAGTGGAACGCCCGCAGCGACCGAACCCACTGCGCGAGCGTCTCCGGACCCGAGCGCCGGGCGCCCTCGGCGGGGTCCCGTGCCGCCGGGTTCGCCACT
Coding sequences within:
- a CDS encoding APC family permease, with the protein product MSEDASAQKGIGDAEHLKVLGYEDSFRRSMSLWANFALGFTYLSPLVGVYSLFALALSTGGPPSIFWLLIVGTGQLLVALIFGEVVSQYPIAGGIYPWTRRLWGKRYAWMASWVYIWALIVTITAVAEFGSGFLGSLIDAPVTKEVTLGLTVLLLLVAFGFNFSGTKMLGRVARIGLAAELIGVIGVGLYLLIFQRKQEFSVFFDGMGVQGDGSYLAAFLGAALAGLFLFYGFEACGDVAEEVTNPAKRIPTAMIMTILVGGVSALFSFGGYVMAAPDLQAIVNGSIADPIPAILESSLGPVGAKLFLVVAVLAFLSCVLSLQAAASRLLFSFGRDGMIPGHAWISHVSARRAVPVNALIVACSIPLLLSVFIYVGGNSLLTQITSFAVIGIYAAFQAVVLAALRQRIKGWRPAGPFNLGLIGGYVVNIGALVYGIFAMILLAVPGSSGVFLDDWIVLIGFGVVVVSGLLYLFIGKPHSASRQPEGDAIAIAALLRAHPDHADHP
- a CDS encoding FUSC family protein produces the protein MANPAARDPAEGARRSGPETLAQWVRSLRAFHFEVASRAALSVALPLVVLLLTDHLDWAAYAAFGAMTSLFGRNEPYRVRMRTVTVAALLMLTFITFALVLAVAQAPLFVLTLGLVAVLAVGIIVASTAGLFPATPVFFVFGYAVVAQLPTPGDEFWPRFLVAVAAASFAWTLTMSGWLLRRVAGERSDALFKNLLYGALVRPAAYRDRRVWFSVAQNVVGALLAGGLAMAAGIGHPYWAVVSVVAVLPPPGAAHSVSRAFHRIIGTAIGVVIAGLVLVPGPPVFVLIAVIAICQFGAEMLIGRHYGAALLFVTPLALTVVHLTSPAPVHTLLIDRVIETTLGGGIALAIVLLVQAAARRRKPRPPLS
- a CDS encoding MarR family winged helix-turn-helix transcriptional regulator produces the protein MPEDSPTEPRWLNDDERTAWLRLIAVTMLLPSRLESELKRDSGVSHFEYYVLAMISENDARSLPLTELASRTNSSLSRLSHVLARLERQGFLTRCASRRDARASVANLTEEGWAKVVASAPGHVEEVRTVVFDPLTARQVTQLSDICGRLLSTLDPDHRLLGLE
- a CDS encoding FMN-binding protein, which translates into the protein MRARAVMAAAAASLAVMGIGLELGMGQINATQNLAGPVGNATTLTTSGAAPAATATPTPTSSADAGGTAVSDAAASGTFAGSSVQTRFGNMQVSVTIDAGAITEVTALQLTNHDGRSVQISNYAAPILRSEVLSAQSANVKGVSGATYTSSGYLQSLQSALDSAGF
- a CDS encoding ferredoxin reductase family protein, which encodes MSLDTRKPRTSVVRGRLVHPAYPKRMRLAGRLQVACITSVAVVIAIFLADGGVGRFGTAADAFTSLGILSGLVGTDLLLIMMVLAARLPPIDRAFGHDRAMALHQSLGKPTLYLILAHAALLITGYALLENINVFAETWSMLTTLPDMPLAFIGFGLMILVVVTSVVVVRRRFRYEAWHAVHVLSYAAVLVAIPHQLSVGALLSDGTIAHYYWLALYSAVAGSIVLFRFVLPVWRSLRHGLVVDSIDHVAPGVVSISLTGRHLNQLRAISGQFFIWRFWAKGLWWQAHPFSLSAAPNGRSLRITVRGLGDASAELPRLRRGTRVSFEGPYGLFTENARTSPRVVLIAAGIGVAPIRSLLETVSFAPGNATVILRSHAAGDTYLVDELTDLCRVRGAELRIIAGRRPEGISSWLPADAARAGTTLRTIVPEIKHSDIYICGPRPWTDAVVRDARSGGVPKEQIHYERFDW